The following are encoded together in the Daucus carota subsp. sativus chromosome 5, DH1 v3.0, whole genome shotgun sequence genome:
- the LOC108222078 gene encoding classical arabinogalactan protein 7, with protein sequence MALSKIILTIMLATIFASAIAQSPAPSPSSTPSTPPVSSPPPIVAPTSSPTASPPSDSPLSSPPAPPAATPSATPPSAISTTPSNAPAGTPDNAAGLNRVTVAGSGAVALFAAVALLI encoded by the coding sequence ATGGCACTCTCAAAaattattctcacaataatgcTAGCAACAATATTTGCATCTGCCATAGCTCAATCCCCCGCACCATCACCTTCCTCCACTCCATCAACTCCCCCGGTCTCTTCGCCACCTCCAATTGTTGCACCAACTTCTTCTCCTACCGCGTCACCCCCTTCGGATTCTCCTTTATCGTCTCCTCCAGCTCCACCTGCCGCGACTCCATCCGCAACTCCACCGTCGGCTATCTCCACCACTCCTAGCAATGCACCTGCCGGAACTCCTGACAATGCTGCTGGTCTCAACAGAGTCACCGTTGCTGGCTCCGGTGCAGTGGCATTATTCGCAGCCGTTGCATTGTTGATTTAA
- the LOC108222391 gene encoding zinc-finger homeodomain protein 2-like yields MEFEEQEQDEEMQQLAPSNYVSTVPEAFRSRAGGYKYKECLKNQAIGIGGNAVDGCREFMPAGQEGTLDALRCAACTCHRNFHRRQSEAETMPPQYHRPSGYLVTPMSQQRPVAAQLEMDQELGNPNPSSSGGGSSRKRFRTKFTREQKERMTEVAERLGWRVQQQDEAVVEEFCKESGIQRQVFKVWMHNNKHTRP; encoded by the coding sequence ATGGAATTTGAGGAGCAAGAACAAGATGAGGAAATGCAGCAGCTGGCGCCGTCGAATTACGTTTCGACGGTTCCAGAAGCTTTTAGGAGTAGGGCCGGCGGATACAAATACAAGGAGTGCTTGAAGAACCAGGCAATTGGAATCGGCGGCAATGCTGTAGATGGCTGCAGAGAGTTCATGCCAGCTGGACAAGAAGGAACCCTAGATGCCCTCAGATGCGCCGCTTGTACTTGTCACAGAAACTTTCACCGCAGACAAAGCGAGGCGGAGACAATGCCGCCGCAGTACCACCGTCCATCGGGGTACCTAGTGACCCCGATGAGCCAGCAGAGGCCAGTGGCGGCGCAGTTGGAGATGGATCAAGAATTGGGAAACCCTAACCCTAGCAGCAGTGGAGGAGGGTCGTCGAGGAAGAGATTCAGGACGAAGTTTACGCGGGAGCAGAAGGAGAGGATGACGGAGGTGGCGGAGAGATTGGGGTGGCGCGTACAGCAGCAAGATGAGGCGGTGGTGGAGGAGTTTTGCAAGGAGAGTGGGATTCAGCGGCAGGTTTTTAAGGTTTGGATGCATAACAACAAGCACACTCGACCTTAA